Below is a window of Sulfurisphaera ohwakuensis DNA.
TCCTCTTTCTTTGCTCGATCTCTTCTTTTAATATCTTTGCTATGCTTTCGGTAACGTTATCCCAATTATGGAACTCTATGAATGACCTTACTTTATCACTAAAAACTGCATTCAATAGCTCTCCTTTGTTAAGCTCTTTTTTAACTTCTTCTGCCATTTTATTTACATTACCTTCCTTAACAAATCTTACAGCAGGAATATCTTTATACACAGAATGCACTGTAGGTATTGAATACGCTATAACAGGAGTTCCCAATGCTAAGGCTTCTAATATAGTTAGGGAGAAACCATCAGCCAAAGAGGGATATATTAGAAGTCTTGCTTTTGATGCTACTTCATAAAGTTTCTTTTTCTCAATAAAACCCAAATATTCTATATCTAGAGAGTTATCTTTCACATACTTAAAGAAGAAGTTTTTGAACTTCTCATAAAGAAATTTTCCAGCAACCTTAGCTTTGACTTTAATCCCTCTATTCTTCAAAAGCTTAAGTACGTAAACGAAGTTCAGTATACCCTTGGGCGGAATTAATGTAGTCCAGAATACTACGTAGTCTTCCTTATCTCTAGTTCTATAATTTAAAAGCTCTCTATCGACTCCATTACCAGGTTGAAGGAGGTACTTTTTTACTTTATTAACTTTTACAGAATCTAAAGTGCCTTTGCTTACTCCTGCTATGAAGTTTAAGTATTTAGCTTGCTTAATATACTCTCTTTTTCTCCTAGTAAGCAAATAAAGTGCGATAGACCTCTTCACGAAATAATCCATTGAATTAAAGAAAAAAGGCTTTAATGAGTAGTAAGTGTAAAATACGCTTTGTGAGAAAGAGTATAAAGGTTCATGAAGAGTTAGACCTAATGGTATTTTATTTATATTTGAGATGAATACACTCTCTGGCGTAGTATAGTCTGGATCGTATATAAAGTCGGAGTCAAGTTTAACTTTTTCAGCAAAAGTCTTGTATACTGAAGGAGAGTACGGAAGAAAAGAAGGCTTAAGGTTAGTTAAAGATAAAGAATAAACAAATTCTGGAATTTTAACTCCCTTCTTTTGTATATTTTCCAATTCTTCTTCAGCTTTAGGATTATTAACAAAGAAGTTTATTGAAGGAATAAATTCCACTTCAAAATGTCTCGTTAATCTGTAAACGACATTGTTTACGTGAGTAGATCCGCCGGAGTAATTTGAAGTTAAACTTGTTATAATTGTTATTTTCACAGTTAGCTTTATTCCTATAGGCAGATATTAAATTTGATGAAAGTACTTCTAGTGGCTAGTAAAGGGGACTTCAAGGAAGATATGAGCAAAGTAACTGGTATAGGGAGGTATTCCAGAGAAGTCTATAATGGCTTAAGCAATGCAGGGATTAACGTTACTATTTTACCCCTTTACGATTACTCTTCACTCCCATCTTCCATTTTAACTACAGTCAAAGGAATATTTCACAATTACTCCGGCTATGATATTATACATATTCTATCTCCTAAGCCTCTTATTCCGATAAGGAAAGGCAAGGCAAAGTTAATAACTACCGTACACGATTTATTTTTTCTTAAATACAAGGAATCAGAACCAATGCCTTTAATGAAAAGATTTTACGTTAAGAGTATATTAAGTTCCGATACAATTATAACAGTCTCAAGTTTAGTGAAAGAAGACGTAGAAAGACTGGGTTATAAGAAAAAGGTTTTCGTAGTTAGCCCAGGAATAGATGAAAGGTTCTTTAATAAACCTATAGTAAAGAAGAGGAGAAGAGATATAGTAAAATTAGGTTATATAGGAATGATAGACTCAGAAAGGAAAAACGTAGTTAGGGGGATAAGAGCCTTTAAGAAATTAAAAGAGAAGAACGTAGTTTTTGAATTATGGGGAAGTTATAATCCTAATAGTGAAATATTTAAGGAAATTTTGAAGGAAGCAAAAGAAGATCCTAGAATAAGGATAATGGGACCAACTCCAGAAGATAGACTGGTAGAGACCTATGACGCATTTGACTATTTCCTCTTTCCAACTAAAGAGGAAGGCTTTGGATTTCCCATTGTTGAAGCTAATGCTAGAGGAGTCCCAATAATAGTGTTTGAAGACGCTAGGATACCAGAAGAAGTTTGTAAATATTGTATAAGATTAAAAGAAGATGATTTTAGCATTCCAGACAAAAATTTTGATGAAGAGAAGTTGAAAAAATTCGCTAGAAATTTTTCTTGGAGAAATTCCTTAGAAAATTTATTAAAGGTGTATAATGAGATCACAAAATAATTTAGCATAAATGAAACTAAGTGATGATGTATTTTTACTAAAAAGTTAGATCATAACACTTTGATGTTCAACGCGAAACTTAAAAATAAGTAAGAATAATTTAAGAATAACTATGATAAGTAAAGCTAAGTACGCTTTCATCTATTTTAGATTTTTTAAAGATATCGTTCCGCTTATTTATCTTTTTCTGGATATGTTTAGCGGAAAATATAGCGAAAAATTAGTAAAGATAAGAATTAATAACGTAGCGTTAAGCTTGCCTGTAGCAGCAATAAGGGAATTTTTATTATATGCAGAAAAGGAAAGAATAGATAAAATATCTGTGGATACAAGAGAAAAGTGTATTATAATTAACTCTGATAAAATTCCTATAAATGAGATGTGGGGGATTGGTGCTTACGTTCGTGGTTGGAGATACAGAGATGGAGTTTGGGTTTATAAAGACGTTAAATTTAAACATATGATATTCACGGTGTATGAAACGTTTAACGAGCAAGAATATTATGACCCCGAAATTAAAGGTAAAGAAGTCATAGATATAGGTGGTGGAGTAGGAGATACTGCAGTTTACTTCACAAAAATAGGAGCATCTAAAGTAGTTGTTGTGGAACCGCTACCGATACTAATTAATGAAATTCAAGAAAATCTTAAATTAAATGGTGTTGAAGATAAAGTGATAGTAATTAATGCTGCCTTAAGCTCGTCTAATGGGAAAACTAAAGTCCCAAACAACTTTAACATTTACTATTCATTTTCTTATAAAACAGATAATAAGGGAGATGTAGAGATTGATAAGATAACACTTAGCGATATATTAAAATTGGTAAATAATCCTTACCTCCTGAAGATAGACTGTGAAGGATGTGAGTACGAAGTTATAATGTATGATTACGAGAATGTGAAGAAGTTTCATAAAATAATTTTCGAATTCCATTTTCCTAAAAAGATCCAGGAAGTATTAAAGCGATTAAGTAAAGATTTTGAATGTGAAGCGACTAAAGGCAAATTAACATATATCGTCAGATGTACTAGAAAACATAAACGCTAATAAAACCTTTAGTCGCTTTAAATTAATCAGAAAGATATTTAAATATTTCATCTGCAACTTTATCCCAGTTATTATGTTTTTCCAGAAATTTATCAAGTTTTTCATTATATATTAGATTGAAATAATCTTCTTCCTTCATAGATAGGATTTTTAATACTTCCTTAGCCATAGCTTTTACGTCAAATTCCTTTACAAACTTTACAGCATCTAGACTTCCGTAGACGCTCATAGGTCCAGGTAAGTCATACGAAACTACTGGTGTTCCTACCGCTAACGACTCTAAAATTACTAAAGGGAACACATCTTCATGAGTAGGATATATTAATGCCCTTGCTTTACTAACTATTTTATATTTTTCGTCATCTGATATGAAACCTAGATAAATTATATTTTTTTCTAAACCTAATTTTTTTATTATCTCAAAAAGTTTCTCTTTTTCGTTATTATTTGGGAATTTTCCAAATATAATTAATTTAGCATTATTCTTAACCTTGATTACCTCTCTTAATATATAGGGAATTTCAAATATACCTTTTAGGTAATTTAACCTAGCCCAGAAGACTAGATAGTCTTCCTTTTGCTTAGTCCTATATTTTAGTATCTCTGGATTAAAGGCATTTCCTGGATCAAGAACTTTAATCTTATCACTTTTTAAGTTTACAGAATCTAAAGTCCCTTTACTAACTAAAAGAATATATTTAACTAAAGGCTCTCTCATAATCCGTTTAAACTTAGCTATATTAAAAAATGCATATCTATATTTAAGAGAAAAGAGAGGATCTCCTATGCGGTATTTTAGACTTCCATACAAGAATCTAAATGCACTATAATACGATCTAAAATAATCAGTTTGAATCACAGTTACTAACTTTTTACCAGAAATCTTTGAGATACAGTAAGCGTCAACTGAAAGATCTTCATTACATGGGATGGTTGGTTTAAAAGAACTCAAAAAAAGTTTAAACTTTAGTAATCGAGAAGACGTATTCATGTAAAAATCTGCTAATGGTTCGTATAGTATTTTAACGTCTTTTGTTTCCTTCTTATACTCTTGTAAAATTTCCTCATAAGAAAATTTTTCGCCATTACATGCTCTCTTGATCACTTTAGGAAGCATAAAAGGTAAATTATCTAGTTTATCACAGATATTGTAGTGTTTAAGAAGGTTAATTTCATTAAGTTGTGGTAAGGCTAATATCTCAGTCTTTTTAGATAATCGCTCTAAAACCTCTTTTACATGAAGACCACCTCCACCTACGAATGTTGCATATATTCTGAATGGAATGACTGTACCAATCATTTTAGACCACTATACCCTTTATAGATAAAGAAATTTAAGTTATTTCATTACAATAAACCTAATGAGCAGGTTAAGTTAATTAAAACGACTTTATTACTATTGGAGAATGTAGACTAATTAGTACATTAGTAATATTAAGAGATAATACGAAGAGAAAGGAACATTTATTAGTACGATAGAGGCTGTTACATAACTTAAGGATTAAGATCGGCTATAAATTAATGCTTACAAGTTTTTTTTTTTTTGCTTAAAACTCCTAATATTTTATATCTATCAAATAATCCTAATGCTCTGCAATTATGATTTTTTATAAAATCTAGGAATGCGTATGAAAAATCAATATCGTCACTTATAAGTACTCCATTTTCACTAAGTAAAGGATATACTAATTCATAC
It encodes the following:
- a CDS encoding glycosyltransferase, with product MKITIITSLTSNYSGGSTHVNNVVYRLTRHFEVEFIPSINFFVNNPKAEEELENIQKKGVKIPEFVYSLSLTNLKPSFLPYSPSVYKTFAEKVKLDSDFIYDPDYTTPESVFISNINKIPLGLTLHEPLYSFSQSVFYTYYSLKPFFFNSMDYFVKRSIALYLLTRRKREYIKQAKYLNFIAGVSKGTLDSVKVNKVKKYLLQPGNGVDRELLNYRTRDKEDYVVFWTTLIPPKGILNFVYVLKLLKNRGIKVKAKVAGKFLYEKFKNFFFKYVKDNSLDIEYLGFIEKKKLYEVASKARLLIYPSLADGFSLTILEALALGTPVIAYSIPTVHSVYKDIPAVRFVKEGNVNKMAEEVKKELNKGELLNAVFSDKVRSFIEFHNWDNVTESIAKILKEEIEQRKRKDNSFS
- a CDS encoding glycosyltransferase, translated to MKVLLVASKGDFKEDMSKVTGIGRYSREVYNGLSNAGINVTILPLYDYSSLPSSILTTVKGIFHNYSGYDIIHILSPKPLIPIRKGKAKLITTVHDLFFLKYKESEPMPLMKRFYVKSILSSDTIITVSSLVKEDVERLGYKKKVFVVSPGIDERFFNKPIVKKRRRDIVKLGYIGMIDSERKNVVRGIRAFKKLKEKNVVFELWGSYNPNSEIFKEILKEAKEDPRIRIMGPTPEDRLVETYDAFDYFLFPTKEEGFGFPIVEANARGVPIIVFEDARIPEEVCKYCIRLKEDDFSIPDKNFDEEKLKKFARNFSWRNSLENLLKVYNEITK
- a CDS encoding FkbM family methyltransferase — encoded protein: MISKAKYAFIYFRFFKDIVPLIYLFLDMFSGKYSEKLVKIRINNVALSLPVAAIREFLLYAEKERIDKISVDTREKCIIINSDKIPINEMWGIGAYVRGWRYRDGVWVYKDVKFKHMIFTVYETFNEQEYYDPEIKGKEVIDIGGGVGDTAVYFTKIGASKVVVVEPLPILINEIQENLKLNGVEDKVIVINAALSSSNGKTKVPNNFNIYYSFSYKTDNKGDVEIDKITLSDILKLVNNPYLLKIDCEGCEYEVIMYDYENVKKFHKIIFEFHFPKKIQEVLKRLSKDFECEATKGKLTYIVRCTRKHKR
- a CDS encoding glycosyltransferase, translating into MIGTVIPFRIYATFVGGGGLHVKEVLERLSKKTEILALPQLNEINLLKHYNICDKLDNLPFMLPKVIKRACNGEKFSYEEILQEYKKETKDVKILYEPLADFYMNTSSRLLKFKLFLSSFKPTIPCNEDLSVDAYCISKISGKKLVTVIQTDYFRSYYSAFRFLYGSLKYRIGDPLFSLKYRYAFFNIAKFKRIMREPLVKYILLVSKGTLDSVNLKSDKIKVLDPGNAFNPEILKYRTKQKEDYLVFWARLNYLKGIFEIPYILREVIKVKNNAKLIIFGKFPNNNEKEKLFEIIKKLGLEKNIIYLGFISDDEKYKIVSKARALIYPTHEDVFPLVILESLAVGTPVVSYDLPGPMSVYGSLDAVKFVKEFDVKAMAKEVLKILSMKEEDYFNLIYNEKLDKFLEKHNNWDKVADEIFKYLSD